A window of Capsicum annuum cultivar UCD-10X-F1 unplaced genomic scaffold, UCD10Xv1.1 ctg69808, whole genome shotgun sequence genomic DNA:
cacctaatacacttatttctaagattgaaaaagggagcaaaccataggcttaattgccaaccattgccttgtccccctataaccctctttcaaagatgttaTGGATTACCTCATATTCACATTCAtccttctttcgaggatgataaagggtgtttagagtttggagttttcatccatcaaacccatttggacatttgggactttcacccattaaattccaactcataagctcaagcaatggtgaaatccttacTCAACAACTCACAATCATCCAAACACAACAATACTCACACATGAATTACACCCTAGTTCAACATAAtaccaagactaaattacttagctactcttaaataaagtaaagagatatataccataaggattatccaaagtattcattcttcacaaaaatgcAAGGAAATCAAGCCTCAACAACTAGTTACACACTTGCCtaattagggtttcaagcttcCAATTCAAAATATCTTCTGAGATAAGCAATGTTCCAAGAATaaagggtttttgcctatataTGGTTTGGAATTTGTCTCTGTAATTTTACAAATCTACCCCTGGTCATAATCCCATTGAACCATAATCGTACCGGTTTGACTGTGATCGCAGCTACGCAACTATAGTTTACTAACTTTTCTTGACTATCACGATCGCGATCAGCAGACCACCACCATGGTACTTGAGGCCCTGTGTTCCAAGTCTTCAGTTGTATTTTCTTgcttccttttgatcattttaagctcctTTCCACATCTTTTGATTTCATCAACTCTATccctacaaagagtggatattagtgcatttaattacaattatgtctctttttattcattcaaaataggGTAATGGGCATGAATTATTagtgaaaatgagtggtaaaatcaccactcgtCACCCTCCTTATCCACAAAGGCtgcaaaagaaataagaaaatggtAAGTAGCAGAAATTTTTATCTATGCTAAAGGAATGCTAGTCAACATATCGTTTGTAGAGGCATTAGAACAAATACCTGgatatacaaaatttatgaaggatttgaaCACCAAGAAGAGAGAAGTCAGTTATGAGCCAATTGATAATGTTCATCATTGTAGTATTTTAGCTACTAGATCATtggtggagaagaagaaggatcctGGTTCTTTTGCTATACCCTGCACCATTGGATCTTTCAACTTTGGATATtctttatgtgatttgggtgttAGTATCAACCTTATGCCGTTTGTAGTATTCAAGAAGTTGGGTTTAGGAGCTCCAACACCTACCACCATGAGACTAGTAATGGTAGACGGGACGGTGAAAAAGccaatttgtattttatatgatgtattggtaaaagtTGCTTCTTTAATTTTTCCTGCTTATTTTATGATCTTAGATTGTGAAGTGGATTTACAAGTCCCAATTATTCTGGGAAGACCATTTTTGTCCATAGGCAGAACATTGATTAATTTGGAGCTGGGGCATCTGATGTTGAGATTGAATGATGAACAGGTGATATTCAATGTATGTAAATCCATCAGACAGCTTAATGAGTAGAGAGTGATATATGTTATTAATGTGGATGATGAGGAGGCAGATTCCTCTATGATGTTGATACAGTTACTCTTTTGAATGATGGTTTTGATGTGGTTGTTCTTGTTGAAGAGAGACTAGGTGTTAAAGCACTTGCAGttgtgatcatgaattttgattctgaGGGTATTGAGGAATATAAGGAAATAGTGAGTACATTGCATGGAAAGGTTTCTTATGATTTTGCACCAAAGAATCTTGATTTAGATCTGAAGAATAGAACAACTCCACTTGCTTGGCCATTCATTGAGGAGCCACCTGTGTTAGGGTTGAAGGCCCTTCTATTTCACTTGCGATATGCATTTTTAAGGGCCAACAACACTTTGACAGTCATTATTATAGATGAGACAGTCAGAAGTAGAAGTATAATTATCAGTATTGCAGAAATTCAAGAGATCCATCGGATTGTCCATTGTAGATATTATGGGTATTCCGCTTGGTTTATGTAGtcacaaaatacaacttgaacCGGATTATGTTCCATCTattaaacatcaacatttaattaATCCTCccatgcaagaggtggtaaagaaagaaataatcagGTGGTTGGATGTTGGTATGGAATATCCCATTGGTGATAGCAATTGGGTCGGTCTGGTATAATGCGTTCCAAAGAAAGGCAGAATAATGGTTGtgccaaatgagaagaatgagctattACCTTTGAGGCTAGTCACTGGATGGAGAGTGTGCAtagattatagaaaattgaatgcatggactcaaaAGAACCATTTTCCCATGACTTTCATGGATCAAATATTCAATAGGTTAGTAGGAAGagaatggtactattttcttgatgggtactcaggCTACAATAAAATCACTATTTCACCTGAGGACTAAGAGAAGACGACTTTCACATGTNNNNNNNNNNNNNNNNNNNNNNNNNNNNNNNNNNNNNNNNNNNNNNNNNNNNNNNNNNNNNNNNNNNNNNNNNNNNNNNNNNNNNNNNNNNNNNNNNNNNNNNNNNNNNNNNNNNNNNNNNNNNNNNNNNNNNNNNNNNNNNNNNNNNNNNNNNNNNNNNNNNNNNNNNNNNNNNNNNNNNNNNNNNNNNNNNNNNNNNNNNNNNNNNNNNNNNNNNNNNNNNNNNNNNNNNNNNNNNNNNNNNNNNNNNNNNNNNNNNNNNNNNNNNNNNNNNNNNNNNNNNNNNNNNNNNNNNNNNNNNNNNNNNNNNNNNNNNNNNNNNNNNNNNNNNNNNNNNNNNNNNNNNNNNNNNNNNNNNNNNNNNNNNNNNNNNNNNNNNNNNNNNNNNNNNNNNNNNNNNNNNNNNNNNNNNNNNNNNNNNNNNNNNNNNNNNNNNNNNNNNNNNNNNNNNNNNNNNNNNNNNNNNNNNNNNNNNNNNNNNNNNNNNNNNNNNNNNNNNNNNNNNNNNNNNNNNNNNNNNNNNNNNNNNNNNNNNNNNNNNNNNNNNNNNNNNNNNNNNNNNNNNNNNNNNNNNNNNNNNNNNNNNNNNNNNNNNNNNNNNNNNNNNNNNNNNNNNNNNNNNNNNNNNNNNNNNNNNNNNNNNNNNNNNNNNNNNNNNNNNNNNNNNNNNNNNNNNNNNNNNNNNNNNNNNNNNNNNNNNNNNNNNNNNNNNNNNNNNNNNNNNNNNNNNNNNNNNNNNNNNNNNNNNNNNNNNNNNNNNNNNNNNNNNNNNNNNNNNNNNNNNNNNNNNNNNNNNNNNNNNNNNNNNNNNNNNNNNNNNNNNNNNNNNNNNNNNNNNNNNNNNNNNNNNNNNNNNNNNNNNNNNNNNNNNNNNNNNNNNNNNNNNNNNNNNNNNNNNNNNNNNNNNNNNNNNNNNNNNNNNNNNNNNNNNNNNNNNNNNNNNNNNNNNNNNNNNNNNNNNNNNNNNNNNNNNNNNNNNNNNNNNNNNNNNNNNNNNNNNNNNNNNNNNNNNNNNNNNNNNNNNNNNNNNNNNNNNNNNNNNNNNNNNNNNNNNNNNNNNNNNNNNNNNNNNNNNNNNNNNNNNNNNNNNNNNNNNNNNNNNNNNNNNNNNNNNNNNNNNNNNNNNNNNNNNNNNNNNNNNNNNNNNNNNNNNNNNNNNNNNNNNNNNNNNNNNNNNNNNNNNNNNNNNNNNNNNNNNNNNNNNNNNNNNNNNNNNNNNNNNNNNNNNNNNNNNNNNNNNNNNNNNNNNNNNNNNNNNNNNNNNNNNNNNNNNNNNNNNNNNNNNNNNNNNNNNNNNNNNNNNNNNNNNNNNNNNNNNNNNNNNNNNNNNNNNNNNNNNNNNNNNNNNNNNNNNNNNNNNNNNNNNNNNNNNNNNNNNNNNNNNNNNNNNNNNNNNNNNNNNNNNNNNNNNNNNNNNNNNNNNNNNNNNNNNNNNNNNNNNNNNNNNNNNNNNNNNNNNNNNNNNNNNNNNNNNNNNNNNNNNNNNNNNNNNNNNNNNNNNNNNNNNNNNNNNNNNNNNNNNNNNNNNNNNNNNNNNNNNNNNNNNNNNNNNNNNNNNNNNNNNNNNNNNNNNNNNNNNNNNNNNNNNNNNNNNNNNNNNNNNNNNNNNNNNNNNNNNNNNNNNNNNNNNNNNNNNNNNNNNNNNNNNNNNNNNNNNNNNNNNNNNNNNNNNNNNNNNNNNNNNNNNNNNNNNNNNNNNNNNNNNNNNNNNNNNNNNNNNNNNNNNNNNNNNNNNNNNNNNNNNNNNNNNNNNNNNNNNNNNNNNNNNNNNNNNNNNNNNNNNNNNNNNNNNNNNNNNNNNNNNNNNNNNNNNNNNNNNNNNNNNNNNNNNNNNNNNNNNNNNNNNNNNNNNNNNNNNNNNNNNNNNNNNNNNNNNNNNNNNNNNNNNNNNNNNNNNNNNNNNNNNNNNNNNNNNNNNNNNNNNNNNNNNNNNNNNNNNNNNNNNNNNNNNNNNNNNNNNNNNNNNNNNNNNNNNNNNNNNNNNNNNNNNNNNNNNNNNNNNNNNNNNNNNNNNNNNNNNNNNNNNNNNNNNNNNNNNNNNNNNNNNNNNNNNNNNNNNNNNNNNNNNNNNNNNNNNNNNNNNNNNNNNNNNNNNNNNNNNNNNNNNNNNNNNNNNNNNNNNNNNNNNNNNNNNNNNNNNNNNNNNNNNNNNNNNNNNNNNNNNNNNNNNNNNNNNNNNNNNNNNNNNNNNNNNNNNNNNNNNNNNNNNNNNNNNNNNNNNNNNNNNNNNNNNNNNNNNNNNNNNNNNNNNNNNNNNNNNNNNNNNNNNNNNNNNNNNNNNNNNNNNNNNNNNNNNNNNNNNNNNNNNNNNNNNNNNNNNNNNNNNNNNNNNNNNNNNNNNNNNNNNNNNNNNNNNNNNNNNNNNNNNNNNNNNNNNNNNNNNNNNNNNNNNNNNNNNNNNNNNNNNNNNNNNNNNNNNNNNNNNNNNNNNNNNNNNNNNNNNNNNNNNNNNNNNNNNNNNNNNNNNNNNNNNNNNNNNNNNNNNNNNNNNNNNNNNNNNNNNNNNNNNNNNNNNNNNNNNNNNNNNNNNNNNNNNNNNNNNNNNNNNNNNNNNNNNNNNNNNNNNNNNNNNNNNNNNNNNNNNNNNNNNNNNNNNNNNNNNNNNNNNNNNNNNNNNNNNNNNNNNNNNNNNNNNNNNNNNNNNNNNNNNNNNNNNNNNNNNNNNNNNNNNNNNNNNNNNNNNNNNNNNNNNNNNNNNNNNNNNNNNNNNNNNNNNNNNNNNNNNNNNNNNNNNNNNNNNNNNNNNNNNNNNNNNNNNNNNNNNNNNNNNNNNNNNNNNNNNNNNNNNNNNNNNNNNNNNNNNNNNNNNNNNNNNNNNNNNNNNNNNNNNNNNNNNNNNNNNNNNNNNNNNNNNNNNNNNNNNNNNNNNNNNNNNNNNNNNNNNNNNNNNNNNNNNNNNNNNNNNNNNNNNNNNNNNNNNNNNNNNNNNNNNNNNNNNNNNNNNNNNNNNNNNNNNNNNNNNNNNNNNNNNNNNNNNNNNNNNNNNNNNNNNNNNNNNNNGGTAATTTGTTCGCATACATGTATTTtgcaaattcagttcagtccatacatcatgttttagactcagctATTtcgtcatgactcagttcatattcagtgcatgatctcagtttttCAAGTATTCCTGCTTAGACATTGTGATACTCCTTGTACGACTTTAGTCTCGTTGAatcatgattcgtgcttacataatgtaTTTGGCGATGCCATGATgccctttttcttttgatttctacaCGTGTCTTATTGTGGTATAATTCCTAAATGAGGAATTgcatactttattccatccttagtaactcCTGTAATTTTATTGCATCAGCTATCACTTTGTAGTTCAATGTGTATAATTGTATCATGGACATTTCAAGTAAGTTCTAAACTCCCAGCATGAGTCAGCTCGTCATAATCAGTAAAGTCAAGTAAGCTCAGAAATCAGTTTAATGATAGAAGTTTTAATGTTTTAGCCCAATTATAACCTTCATTAGCAGACATTTCAtgtctacattattccatacttctagaTCTTCAATAAGTTTCtgcccatcattcgaggatgaatgattcatagggggagataatgtaacaccccacacttttgggctagaatttgaaccgtcgttcctacgtgtgtaaactctaatcctatGATTTGTATATGAACGTGTGTTATGAAAATTCACCTTGTGTATAAAGTGTTTTCGATGTGAATCATggtcataggaagcacttagagcaaagttgagttgagaatatttttatctattgagtttttgtattcgatcctacaaggatcaactttaaaCAAATGTATCTCCTAGAATATACCAATTCaagtgtcctactatatatcaaattgaAAGGTATCTGATTCATCTTTCCAACGaatttggtttcaccttaatctaatatcgTAGTGGAAGGTTATGCTATTTTACCTCAGCGTGTCCATCTATCAACAAGGTGACCACTtgaggtgataagtcatcatcaaCTAAATGATGAGCTATCAACCTCGTCACCATCCTCAACTAGAAACACTCTGTATCTCTAAAGAAaaggtgacgactaggttgaAAATCTGTTAACTAGTTCACGGgatgtcaaataagtcatcaaccttaaccagatcATGAAGAGAAAGTGATGACTAGGTTGACaggccatcaactagttgacaggttctcaactaagtcatcaactaaagaaattcttataatttttattcagtttccctaggggtattttgatcttttcctcacctcaaaccccaccccacgacttaaatcacTCTATACACGATAGTTTCACATCATTAGTCAGTTTTCAATGTTTACTCTCCTttccactctcaagagaaaggAAATTACGATTTCTTCCtaagaataagaaattcaagctttcttccccatgacctcaagaattcaagttccaatttcaagctttCATCAAGAAATTTAGGTATGTCACTACAAAAAAATGGGTCAAATTGTGGGGGTTAATTTTATGATTTGAGGGGCTTTTAAACCTCCGCAAAATGTAATTTCGGCGGTTCCCAAAACCCCTACAATACGAGTCTTCACAAACAATTTGCAACGGTTTTGTTCTGGTccccataattaatttgcggCGGTTGACCCcgttactctaaatttaattttttttataataaatttttatttaaaaatagtgGGGGTTTAAAACCtccataatttattttaaaaaaaaattagcccatcaattttcaataactaattatagattctaattttagctcaaatttaattgttcctttagacATAGCCTACAATCCTAGCATGACTCAATCCCATAAAAATGGGAGAGAGAAGGATGAGATTCTATGGGCATGCTTAAGAACTTTAGAATATCTAGCCTATCCAGTAGCATCCAGGAAATAAGAAACATGAAGATCAAGGTTAAGGATAATCTTGTATTATCCTCAAGAAGGCATAAAGGACTAATAGAAACTATTAGAGGTAGCAGCAGACAAACTCATTAGTTTTATCCTAACGCAGGCAGAGAATCATGACTACAACAAAGTTATATCTGAAATTATATCTCTATAGAAAATAGCCTTTCAAAAGTTTTACCTGCTTCAATATTCTTTATCCTATAGTTGTAAATGTTTCAGCTGCCTTAACAATCTTTTTATGAAAATCCTGCAAAACGATACAAACAAATGTATCCTAACTTTAGACAGAAAAGAAAACACAGCGTGAGTTCATATCAAAATTAAGTAATGAATTTGCCAAGTCCTAGATCCACAACTATAGAAGATAAGATATAGGAATAATACCCTCCACTAGCATGGCATTTATCTTGTTCATAGATTTATATTGCCCTGTGCAGTTAACAAATCACCTCAAAAGTTAGACAACATATTGTCTGCGGACAAGATCAAcaacaaagcaagacaaaaaagGCAAGCCAAGCCCATAGAAAAGTGTCTTAAAATGGGACAAGCCCAACAAGAATTAGAAATATGAATGAATGTGGAAAAGCCAAGCTGAATAGCCCAAGGTGATACAATAAGCTAAGCTCAACAACATTATCTTCAACTCACATAAGAAGAAGATAGTTCATATTAAGAAGCCAAGAATAAATTTAGTAGCTGAATcataaaaagatgaaaatgataaaaaagacCTTCTATGAATATCTTAAAATAGTTCAAGCTCAAGCTAATTTAGAAAAGTGAATGCATATCAATTAGCCGAGCTAAACAACATTATAATTAGGTCAGAGAGGTCAAATTCTCGGCCTTAATTAACAAAATCTAAGTCAGCTAAAAATCTCAACATAAGTTACAACAACTAGTTGCATACAAGAATACGAGTTCAAAATGATCTCCCAATACTTGCATTATTTGGGATTTCTTGTTTCAAGAACTCAAGGTAAAATGCAAATATTCACAAAGCTTTTGATTCATGGAAAACAACATGATAGATGTCTGTCGTCTAGTATTACTTTTATACTATGTTAAAGGGTGACCATTTAGTCTAAAATTTAAACCATTAGAGACGATGTCGAGAGATACATGTTGAGCAACTTCTATGATTATATCATCAAGATACAGGGTTGAAGAGGATCGAAAAGGGCCCCCTTGAACTGAACAATCAACGTTCAAGTAGGCGACGAGCCTTCCATCTAGAATTTCCCTATTTTCTTCAACCCATTTTGTTGAACCTATCTGAAATGAGTGGGTTGTTAACATTTAGTTAACGCCATGTCTGTACTTGTGATATAAAATTAGCTTGTACATAAATAAGTATGTGTGCATGTCTAAGAAGAGGGATGAAGGGTCACCAGGACATACTACTCCACATCCCAACTGCATTTTGTTGGGGCAAGCACACAACTGCTAAGAAATTCACTTAGCAGATTTagtgaaaataaaattagaaCACATCTATAAAATAGGCAGATTTTTTACCTGAGATAGGCAGATTATACTTGACGCAATGAAAAATAGTCCTTGTTTCTACAATCTAcaccaaaatcattcaaaaattaaGCTCAAGATCAGTAGAAATCAACAGAAATTTGGGGAAATCAAAATTAGAGTTCACAAAAATATGGGGAAATCAACAGAAATTTGTTTTGAGTAGAAAGTAGTAGAAATTTGGGCAATTTGAGCAATCAAGCAATTTGGACAATTCGAGCAAAGAAGAAAATGGGTAGATCCAAAACTCAAAAACCCTATCTTCCTTCACTCTATTTCAACTCCAAATCATCAATTCACCAATCTGTAAATAATCATTTTATAGATCCGATTAATTTGCACCCCCATAAcacataaaaacaacaaaaaaatactcaacaaacaaaaaatacaaacCTTAATTTCTATGAACCGAAGcaaaaaatacttaatttttccaCTGGAAAGAGAGAAAATGGAAATAGCGAAGAGTTGTGAAGAGGTGAAAAAAGAAAGTTGGGAACTGGAAGAAGTGGGTTTAGGGGGGAAACATTTGGCTAATTAAAAAAGAGGGAATATGAAAGTGGGTTGGCGGTATATTTTTCAATGAATAGCGAGGGTTTTAAGCCCCACAAATCTAAAACTTTTAGTGGTAATCTATTTCATCTTCGcatttaatataattttgtaGAGGTTAAAATAACCCTCGCAAATAAACTCCCGAATTAGACCCATTTTTTGTAGTgtatggggttttgaacaaggttaatctttcatccttgtgcccgaaagtatgatttttaagttgaatttacatgttttaaattagggttcatcccTAAATTCTCATATGTTGAAGCATAGCATTATCTTATGATTTAAAGGATTAAAGAGCATAAGAGTTGTACTTACTCATGTTTTAAGCGACAAGTTTGATATTTTGTCttgaatttttcaattttgatgagAAATTGTTATTCTCCTAAGTTTAATACATCCCCATTCTTAAATTCATGTATTATACTTATGTATTGAACTATCCAATGTTTTGGGTCTCAGAATTATGACCTCATACTACTGTTTTAAGAGTTTGTTATCGTATTTTagtaatcattcagtgttggcgaatcatgaacacccgatacctacatgttacttatattttagacttttcaAGTACTGAGTCATTAAACTCATGATTTCGGAGTTAaactcagtttgttatgatcttattgagcactatcagtttacacatttatgattattttaaaccttGTATGCGTTGGTactttcaaaataccatgacctgagcttatcagttatcagtgcatgcaccagttagtatttcagtgtctttcagttgggagtagaatttagcacctagtaggaagtatgggtttagcgcatcctactttcctagaaactacgtgccactgtaggtttaggggcctcacCATAGAGTGTTTTCCCTTGCCCAATACGTCCTCgatttagtgatcactctagtttaggttctattccgatggtaaggatagaacaTCCCTCCTCAACATGGttcagacattggactccatgatagctcatgtagtttatgtcggttacatgatagctctcaCAATTTCAATCAATATTCAGTTTATCAGAGTTTAGGTTTTCTAGACCAAGTAATTAGATTTTAGTCATTATTCAACCAGTTTTACTGATTATTAGTcattatgcttggtcttgcattctcagttttatatgtttatatttttcatgctcaatatccacacatgatcctcagttcaattttatagcatgttcaactttacatgagatttacatatagtattcatgttttatcgcttctcagcttcagttctacttattctacaaaagtaaagatttaagaaattaagtgtagtgattcacccacttatcagattatgtttattactcatgttttaagatacttcatctttcagttgatttcagtctcttagtgagtctacttgaacttagcatgcatgttttaagattatgaatctattcagttttacttattacattcacccctaCTTATTCAGTACGTTCCAGAAGTACTAaacacatatacgtctgtgtggctacattatttcataatgtagtaCCAGAAGTAGTCCACATACCAGGGTCAGAAAGTTCTCAGCTTtcaaccagcaggtgatgagttcttcaATTTCAGGAACTCCAGTCTATTGCAGTTCAtgtgttgtattttattgttcacatgtattgattagtggtagttggaggcatgtcccagttatctatagtcagtatagtagaggcttcatagatagtcagtcagagtcatgatatgCAATGTCAGtcttttcttcagttttatcatattgtaaactttatcagtattacatttattcagactttctcatgatcatgttttTGCTCAGAAAATTTAGCTTTAATACAATTTAAATCACTTATTCAAGCAGTATGTCATCTCTTGGGTTAGCTTGAGAtatttgtggttctaagcaccatgttatgactagggggtagtctcgggtcgtgataattaaaatattttttaatcttgtaatattaacatataaatatttagaattaaagagtcataagaaaagaaagaaacattatTTTAGAACGAACTAGAAAGGAGCAAGATAAACAAATTAAAGTGAAGGGAGTAtatatcttatattttattagtttagtgaTCTATTATGTTACATTACTTTCTCccttcatttttacttgtccattTTGGATATTGCACGcctcttaaaaataaaatctatttttaaaatattgaaaaagtaaaagTGAACAAAGGAAgtaatattttctcaaatttgtATTACTATGTTGTTTAAATTTTATCTTGTGTGATTATATCGGGTATATTAtcattgttgtattatttttttattggcaTAACACATAAGCAAGACctttaacttgacaccaaattataactatgacctttaactttatcagtgcacaagtaggcctttaactatacaaaagttgaacaaaaagATGCTTTGATCCTACCTGGAAAAACGCATGTATACACTCAAAACCACGTGCGTCACAGTTAGaattgaagtatttttttattcatcttttgtatagttaaagggcctatttGTGCACTGCAAAGTTAAAGGTCGAAGTTATAATGTGTCTTTTTATTAGGTGGCAGCATCTGAGTGGATTAATAATCCACGTAGGAGTAATTGAGTTTCACGCATGTAAGTTGCAGAActggagtatttttttgttcatcttttatatagttaaagggtCTACTTGTGCGCTGGCAAAGTTAAAGGGCATtgttataatttagtgtcaagttgAAGGTCTTGTTTAtgtattttgtctttttattttatattaataattcTTTAATTAAACACTCAGTTGATTTTATT
This region includes:
- the LOC124894113 gene encoding uncharacterized protein LOC124894113, encoding MLVNISFVEALEQIPGYTKFMKDLNTKKREVSYEPIDNVHHCSILATRSLVEKKKDPGSFAIPCTIGSFNFGYSLCDLGVSINLMPFVVFKKLGLGAPTPTTMRLVMVDGTVKKPICILYDVLVKVASLIFPAYFMILDCEVDLQVPIILGRPFLSIGRTLINLELGHLMLRLNDEQVIFNVFTLLNDGFDVVVLVEERLGVKALAVVIMNFDSEGIEEYKEIVSTLHGKVSYDFAPKNLDLDLKNRTTPLAWPFIEEPPVLGLKALLFHLRYAFLRANNTLTVIIIDETVRSRSIIISIAEIQEIHRIVHCRYYGYSAWFM